One Candidatus Limnocylindrales bacterium genomic window carries:
- the gspC gene encoding type II secretion system protein GspC: MRTTGLRRALRLTQYVLVVVTAYAGALVAVKAADLDLEPDLPEVSTQPAAAIESEQRRVGEGVILRRNLFGVAGIETDDDVVVAARADLRLRGVAQGERGAFAVFEDKASGKQNVFAVGDKIFDGPRLVSVDGRSALVAYKGKKQRYEIEDESQADGGDARKSRDKSGKPAAAGSGSTGGIRKTGEAAYLVDRREVDHSVANLNAVITQVRAVPVLKDGQSSGFKLFNIRSGSIFEKMGLQDGDVVQRVNDTELSDPARAVGLLEEVQSMGEVRVDFLRGGKPHSYKYTIQ, translated from the coding sequence TTGCGCACAACTGGACTGCGGCGGGCCCTGCGGCTTACCCAATACGTGCTCGTCGTCGTCACTGCCTATGCGGGCGCCCTCGTTGCCGTCAAAGCTGCCGACCTGGATCTGGAGCCGGATCTTCCCGAGGTCTCCACGCAGCCGGCCGCGGCGATCGAGAGCGAGCAGCGGCGTGTCGGCGAAGGCGTGATCCTGCGCCGCAATCTGTTCGGCGTGGCCGGAATCGAGACCGACGACGATGTCGTGGTGGCGGCGCGCGCCGACCTTCGCCTGCGCGGCGTGGCCCAGGGCGAGCGCGGCGCGTTCGCCGTCTTCGAGGACAAGGCTTCGGGCAAGCAGAACGTTTTCGCCGTCGGCGACAAGATCTTCGATGGACCGCGCCTGGTATCCGTCGATGGAAGAAGCGCCCTGGTGGCGTACAAGGGAAAGAAGCAGCGCTACGAGATCGAGGACGAGTCGCAGGCCGACGGCGGCGACGCCAGGAAGAGCCGGGACAAGTCGGGCAAGCCGGCCGCCGCGGGCTCGGGGAGCACGGGCGGGATCCGCAAGACGGGCGAGGCGGCCTACCTGGTGGACCGGCGCGAGGTCGACCACTCGGTGGCCAACCTCAACGCGGTCATCACGCAGGTTCGCGCGGTTCCGGTCCTGAAGGACGGGCAGAGCTCGGGCTTCAAGCTGTTCAACATCCGCAGCGGGTCCATCTTCGAGAAGATGGGGCTGCAGGACGGCGACGTCGTGCAACGGGTCAACGACACCGAGCTTTCGGACCCGGCGCGCGCAGTCGGTTTGCTCGAGGAGGTGCAATCGATGGGAGAGGTTCGCGTGGATTTCCTCCGCGGCGGCAAGCCGCACTCCTACAAGTACACCATCCAATGA
- the gspD gene encoding type II secretion system secretin GspD: protein MMAPLPGVFRRRLGLAQPAMSWPRLLARRAKFSQRLLARRACVTLAAALLAVASAALPAGAQDQDLEPPADPNQIVMNFEEVELTAFIKFISKVTGKNFVFGDKITGTVSVVSPTPVTPNQAYQLFQSVLATQGLTTVDEGVVTRIVATKDARTAGATVISEGGEYPGGFGTRLISLRYVGAGDVARVLAPLVSKDGSIVPYEGTNTVIVSDTSSNLARISEMVRAMDIPGHEETIAVIPLTHADAARTAEQIIEILVTGEGRSGGGRRRGGGGGDDKKDTSPSPSPTSGAPQPTGFKITPDERTNSLIVLAPAVEMRRIRALAASLDVPLRPGEERVHVYYAKHADAEALVEVVSGMLLGGRSRSRRDRKQPDDRLQQTQGLQPTQAGSPPAAQTEDISITADPATNAVVVDAAAQDWKIIEGLLLKLDIPRPQVFIEAIIVEASADKAKALGFDFRGGVDIGGGVLGTQTNLGALAQGFVNPLSLGGLALAAASNDTIELPDGSEIPAQIALFQALENTSDIEVLSAPTLLTLDNQEAEIIVGQNIPFVTGRAADISNVENIFTTVERRDVGIKLRVKPQVAEGDVIVLTVQEEVSALVSDQFSDDVVAQVGPTTTVRSANTTVSVQDGRTVVIGGLMSNRVLDGKGKVPLLGDIPGLGRLFQFRRKDGEKVNLIVFLTPHVIRSPRQLAEISEERRLRFRAELKDPMRPLPGDPEFDAVPVIVETIEAAPDADAVIIEERTAPARAPVKLREKETLTIEPVAPPPPPPMPQSKGAPATPQAKSSARPAAVANVPAPPPERQAAAQASPSASASAAAKTAAAASAREAAARKQAETDRTESAYRHNMREKNNRIYPLNRDTRERTAF from the coding sequence ATGATGGCGCCGTTGCCGGGCGTTTTTCGTCGGCGGCTGGGCCTGGCGCAGCCGGCGATGTCGTGGCCGCGGCTTCTGGCGCGACGCGCGAAGTTCTCGCAGCGGCTTCTGGCGCGACGCGCGTGCGTGACGCTGGCCGCCGCGCTGCTGGCGGTAGCCTCCGCCGCCCTGCCCGCTGGCGCGCAGGATCAGGACCTGGAGCCGCCGGCCGATCCGAATCAGATCGTGATGAACTTCGAGGAGGTCGAGCTGACGGCCTTCATCAAGTTCATCAGCAAGGTCACCGGCAAGAACTTCGTCTTCGGCGACAAGATCACCGGCACCGTCTCGGTGGTCTCGCCGACGCCGGTTACGCCGAACCAGGCCTATCAGCTCTTCCAGTCGGTGCTGGCCACGCAGGGACTGACTACGGTCGACGAAGGCGTGGTCACGCGCATCGTTGCGACCAAGGACGCGCGCACCGCCGGCGCCACGGTGATCTCCGAGGGCGGCGAATATCCGGGCGGCTTCGGCACGCGCCTGATCTCGCTGCGCTACGTCGGCGCGGGCGACGTAGCGCGCGTGCTCGCGCCGCTGGTCAGCAAGGACGGCTCCATCGTTCCCTACGAGGGAACCAATACGGTCATCGTCAGCGATACCTCCTCCAACCTGGCCCGCATCTCCGAGATGGTCCGGGCCATGGACATCCCCGGGCACGAGGAGACCATCGCGGTCATTCCGCTGACGCACGCCGATGCTGCGCGCACGGCCGAGCAGATCATCGAGATTCTGGTAACCGGCGAAGGACGCAGCGGCGGCGGGCGTCGCCGCGGCGGCGGCGGCGGCGATGACAAGAAGGACACCTCGCCCTCGCCCTCCCCGACGTCTGGCGCCCCGCAGCCCACGGGCTTCAAGATCACACCGGACGAGCGCACCAACTCGCTGATCGTGCTGGCGCCGGCAGTGGAGATGCGACGCATCCGCGCGCTGGCGGCGAGCCTGGACGTTCCGCTGCGCCCCGGCGAAGAACGCGTGCACGTCTATTATGCCAAGCATGCGGACGCTGAAGCCCTGGTCGAGGTCGTCTCGGGCATGCTGCTCGGCGGGAGAAGCCGGAGCCGGCGCGATCGCAAACAGCCCGACGACAGGCTGCAGCAGACGCAGGGCCTGCAGCCCACGCAGGCCGGATCTCCTCCGGCGGCGCAGACCGAAGACATCTCGATCACCGCCGATCCGGCGACCAACGCGGTCGTGGTCGATGCCGCGGCGCAGGACTGGAAGATCATCGAGGGCCTGCTGCTCAAGCTCGACATTCCGCGCCCGCAGGTCTTCATCGAAGCCATCATCGTCGAGGCCTCGGCCGACAAGGCCAAGGCGCTCGGCTTCGACTTCCGCGGCGGCGTCGACATCGGCGGCGGCGTCCTCGGCACCCAGACGAACCTCGGCGCGCTGGCGCAGGGCTTCGTCAATCCGCTCTCGCTCGGCGGCCTGGCGCTGGCGGCCGCCAGCAACGACACCATCGAGCTGCCCGACGGCAGCGAGATCCCCGCGCAGATCGCATTGTTCCAGGCGCTCGAGAACACGAGCGACATCGAGGTACTGTCGGCGCCGACGCTGCTGACGCTGGACAACCAGGAGGCCGAGATCATCGTCGGCCAGAACATTCCGTTCGTCACCGGCCGCGCCGCCGACATCAGCAACGTCGAGAACATCTTCACGACCGTGGAAAGGCGCGACGTGGGCATCAAGCTGCGCGTCAAGCCGCAGGTGGCCGAAGGCGACGTCATCGTGCTGACCGTGCAGGAGGAAGTCTCGGCTCTGGTCAGTGATCAGTTCTCCGACGACGTCGTGGCGCAGGTCGGGCCGACCACCACCGTTCGTTCGGCCAACACGACCGTCAGCGTGCAGGACGGCCGCACCGTCGTCATCGGCGGCCTGATGAGCAACCGCGTGCTCGACGGCAAGGGCAAGGTGCCGCTGCTCGGCGACATCCCGGGCCTGGGCCGGCTCTTCCAGTTCCGGCGCAAGGACGGCGAGAAGGTCAACCTGATCGTGTTCCTGACGCCGCACGTGATCCGCTCGCCGCGCCAGCTCGCCGAGATCAGCGAGGAGCGCCGCCTGCGCTTCCGCGCCGAGCTCAAGGACCCGATGCGTCCCCTGCCCGGCGATCCGGAGTTCGACGCGGTGCCGGTCATCGTCGAGACCATCGAGGCCGCGCCCGATGCCGACGCGGTCATCATCGAGGAGCGAACGGCGCCGGCGCGCGCGCCGGTCAAGCTGCGCGAGAAGGAGACGCTGACGATCGAGCCGGTCGCGCCGCCGCCTCCGCCGCCGATGCCGCAGAGCAAGGGCGCGCCGGCAACGCCTCAGGCAAAGTCGTCCGCGCGGCCCGCCGCGGTGGCCAACGTGCCGGCGCCGCCGCCCGAGCGGCAGGCCGCCGCGCAGGCGTCGCCGTCTGCATCCGCTTCGGCCGCGGCGAAGACGGCCGCGGCGGCATCCGCGCGCGAGGCCGCGGCGCGCAAGCAGGCCGAGACCGATCGCACCGAGAGCGCCTACCGTCACAACATGCGCGAGAAGAACAACCGCATCTATCCGCTCAATCGCGACACGCGCGAGCGCACTGCGTTCTGA
- the gspE gene encoding type II secretion system ATPase GspE translates to MALTPAPLAHALAEAGIGPEQLETARRKAGSDGDLGPHLEAIAGFPQQRFAELQARVLGLTFADTIDTDGIDSQLLSVVSMQQCRRGRVLPLSLEDGRLLVATADPFRLGPLDDLRVIYGVEIEPVVVPSSVLLEGINRAFDRAATGASRLVDDMEGHNSLAMSAAELSEAPDLLEAEDAAPIIRLVNSLIFQAAKDGASDIHIEPFERVTSIRFRVDGMMSEVLAPPRRIHPAIVSRIKVMASMNIAEKRLPQDGGIRTRVAGRELDIRVSTVPTAFGERVVMRLLDRSATLLGLEELGMSGGNLSALRRLIVQSHGIVLVTGPTGSGKTTTLYAALSEINSPEKNIITIEDPIEYQLRGVGQIQVNPKIDLTFASGLRSVLRQDPDVIMVGEIRDVETARIAIQAALTGHLVFSTLHTNDSFSAITRLLDMGIEPFLVSSSVIGIAAQRLVRKLCPACAVPASASDPTLAELGIARDRKRASIAGPGCAHCRHSGYRGRLAISEILVTDDSLRAGIMERTDAATLRDRALARGMSTMRGDGATKVQAGITTAAEVLRVTTEDAE, encoded by the coding sequence GTGGCTTTGACGCCCGCACCGCTCGCGCACGCGCTGGCCGAAGCCGGCATCGGACCCGAACAGCTCGAGACCGCACGCCGCAAGGCCGGCAGCGACGGCGATCTGGGCCCGCACCTGGAAGCCATCGCCGGCTTTCCGCAGCAGCGCTTCGCGGAGCTGCAGGCGCGCGTGCTCGGCCTGACCTTCGCCGACACCATCGACACCGATGGCATCGATTCGCAGCTGCTCTCGGTAGTGTCGATGCAGCAGTGCCGGCGCGGGCGCGTGCTGCCGCTGTCGCTCGAGGACGGCCGCCTGCTGGTGGCCACGGCCGATCCGTTCCGCCTGGGCCCGCTCGACGACCTGCGCGTCATCTACGGCGTGGAGATCGAGCCGGTGGTGGTGCCTTCCTCGGTGCTGCTCGAAGGCATCAATCGCGCCTTCGACCGCGCCGCCACCGGCGCCTCGCGCCTGGTCGATGACATGGAAGGCCACAACTCGCTGGCGATGAGCGCGGCCGAGCTCTCCGAAGCTCCCGACCTGCTCGAGGCCGAGGATGCCGCCCCGATCATCCGCCTGGTCAACTCGCTGATCTTCCAGGCCGCCAAGGACGGCGCCTCCGACATCCACATCGAGCCGTTCGAGCGTGTCACGTCCATCCGCTTCCGCGTCGACGGCATGATGAGCGAGGTTCTTGCGCCGCCGCGCCGCATCCATCCCGCCATCGTTTCGCGCATCAAGGTGATGGCCTCGATGAACATCGCCGAGAAGCGCCTGCCGCAGGACGGCGGCATCCGCACGCGCGTTGCCGGCCGCGAGCTCGACATTCGCGTCTCGACCGTGCCCACGGCCTTCGGCGAGCGCGTCGTGATGCGACTGCTGGATCGCAGCGCCACGCTGCTCGGCCTCGAAGAGCTGGGAATGTCGGGCGGCAACCTGTCGGCGCTGCGGCGCCTGATCGTGCAGAGCCACGGCATCGTGCTGGTGACCGGCCCGACCGGAAGCGGCAAGACGACGACGCTCTACGCCGCGCTCTCGGAGATCAACTCGCCCGAGAAGAACATCATCACGATCGAGGATCCCATCGAGTACCAGCTCCGGGGCGTCGGGCAGATCCAGGTCAATCCCAAGATCGACCTCACCTTCGCCAGCGGCCTGCGCTCGGTGCTGCGACAGGACCCGGACGTCATCATGGTCGGCGAGATTCGCGACGTGGAGACGGCGCGGATCGCGATTCAGGCGGCGCTGACAGGCCACCTGGTGTTCTCCACGCTGCACACCAACGATTCCTTCAGCGCCATCACGCGTCTGCTGGACATGGGCATCGAGCCCTTCCTGGTCTCCTCTTCGGTGATCGGCATCGCCGCGCAGCGCCTGGTGCGCAAGCTGTGCCCGGCATGCGCCGTTCCGGCCTCGGCCAGCGATCCGACGCTGGCGGAGCTCGGCATCGCGCGCGACCGCAAGCGCGCCAGCATTGCCGGCCCCGGCTGCGCGCACTGCCGTCACAGCGGCTATCGCGGGCGTCTGGCAATATCGGAGATCCTGGTGACGGACGATTCGCTGCGCGCCGGCATCATGGAGCGCACCGACGCCGCCACGCTGCGGGATCGCGCGCTGGCGCGGGGCATGTCGACGATGCGCGGCGACGGAGCGACCAAGGTGCAGGCCGGCATCACCACCGCCGCCGAGGTCCTGCGCGTCACGACCGAAGACGCCGAATAG
- the gspF gene encoding type II secretion system inner membrane protein GspF: MPSFRYSGVSASGRTVSGTIEADNPRAARARLRETGIFASSMQETAQGQQASALSLQRRVSPSQLARTLRQLATLLRAGVPLDEAVETLRRQRTAPALGQALEAVRVQIREGSTLAAAMARHPSVFPSIYTGMVEAGEASGALDTVLDRVADHAEGQARLRARAMAALMYPAIMTVVGGAIVLFLLAYVVPQVTRVFVEARQELPLPTRLLMGMGSFLASYGLVLFVLVLGGLIGLRYAMTGEAARRRAERILFAIPRLGEMVRDIAVARFAQTLATMVNGGLPLVEALRISRTSSGSLLLSDELAKAETSVSEGASLAACIGASPLFDPLVVDMIAVGERSGELETMLGHAAGAIEEQVKQRIETMAALLEPVMILLMAGVVLFVVLAILLPVFDMNQLVK, from the coding sequence ATGCCATCCTTCCGCTACAGCGGTGTCTCGGCCTCCGGTCGCACGGTGTCGGGCACCATCGAAGCCGACAACCCGCGCGCGGCGCGTGCACGCCTGCGCGAGACCGGCATCTTCGCATCCTCGATGCAGGAGACCGCGCAGGGCCAGCAGGCGAGCGCGCTGTCGCTGCAGCGGCGGGTATCGCCTTCGCAGCTGGCGCGCACGCTGCGGCAGCTGGCCACGCTGCTGCGCGCGGGCGTGCCGCTGGACGAAGCGGTCGAGACGCTGCGGCGCCAGCGCACGGCGCCCGCGCTCGGGCAGGCGCTGGAAGCGGTGCGCGTGCAGATCCGCGAGGGCTCGACGCTGGCGGCGGCCATGGCCCGCCATCCTTCGGTCTTCCCTTCCATCTATACGGGCATGGTCGAGGCCGGCGAGGCGAGCGGCGCACTCGACACGGTGCTGGACCGCGTCGCCGACCACGCCGAAGGCCAGGCTCGCCTCCGAGCGCGCGCGATGGCGGCGCTGATGTATCCGGCCATCATGACGGTGGTCGGCGGTGCCATCGTGCTGTTCCTGCTCGCCTATGTCGTCCCGCAGGTCACGCGCGTGTTCGTCGAGGCACGCCAGGAGCTGCCGCTGCCGACACGGCTGCTCATGGGCATGGGATCGTTCCTGGCCAGCTACGGCCTGGTGCTGTTCGTGCTGGTGCTGGGCGGCCTCATCGGCCTGCGGTACGCAATGACGGGTGAGGCCGCTCGGCGGCGTGCCGAGCGAATACTGTTCGCCATACCTCGTCTAGGAGAGATGGTGCGCGACATCGCGGTTGCGCGCTTTGCCCAGACCCTGGCGACGATGGTCAACGGCGGCCTGCCGCTGGTGGAAGCGCTGCGCATCAGCCGCACCTCCAGCGGAAGCCTGCTGCTGTCGGACGAGCTGGCAAAGGCCGAAACCTCGGTGTCCGAAGGCGCCTCGCTGGCGGCTTGCATCGGAGCCAGCCCGCTGTTCGATCCGCTGGTGGTCGACATGATCGCGGTCGGCGAGCGCAGCGGCGAGCTCGAGACCATGCTCGGGCATGCGGCCGGCGCCATCGAGGAACAGGTCAAGCAGCGAATCGAGACCATGGCGGCGCTGCTCGAGCCCGTGATGATCCTGCTGATGGCCGGTGTGGTGCTGTTCGTGGTGCTGGCGATCCTTCTACCGGTGTTCGACATGAACCAGCTCGTGAAGTGA
- the gspG gene encoding type II secretion system major pseudopilin GspG yields MRRTASRLALRVRRGHARGRGSAQRGFTLIEILVVVMILGLLISLAAPRLIGRTDDAKVVKAKADITAIEQALNMYKLDSGYYPTSEQGLEALVEEPTRGDVPRNYKEGGYLERVPKDPWDNDFLFASDGSSYVLRSLGADGKEGGEGYEADIDSRDF; encoded by the coding sequence CTGCGGCGGACCGCGTCGCGTCTTGCGCTTCGTGTCCGCCGCGGACATGCCCGCGGCCGCGGCTCGGCGCAGCGGGGCTTCACGCTCATCGAGATCCTGGTGGTCGTGATGATCCTGGGCCTGCTGATCTCGCTGGCCGCGCCGCGGCTGATCGGACGGACCGATGATGCCAAGGTCGTCAAGGCCAAGGCCGACATCACGGCCATCGAGCAGGCTCTCAACATGTACAAGCTGGACTCGGGCTACTATCCGACCTCCGAGCAGGGCCTGGAGGCGCTCGTCGAGGAGCCCACGCGCGGCGACGTCCCGCGCAACTACAAGGAAGGCGGCTATCTCGAACGCGTGCCCAAGGATCCGTGGGACAACGACTTCCTCTTCGCCAGCGACGGCTCCAGCTACGTCCTGCGCAGCCTCGGAGCCGACGGCAAGGAAGGCGGCGAAGGTTACGAAGCCGACATTGATTCGCGCGACTTCTAA
- a CDS encoding type II secretion system protein has protein sequence MIRATSNRRQARASTASAQAPAASGSPQAPPSGRAPAARKRPAPARRSRGFTLIELALTLLIASILFSLLLPRLPALTAAQLDASADRLSVLMTYLADESALRGRIYRLLLDLDRDSWEITSIRPYVTRKDEPPEFEEEWDAIAEDGVLPEGVRFETLITPEGEHISGRQPIYFLPEGAPQSVRVRVAEDDGGLREIEFDAASGAARVLTEQEMEAW, from the coding sequence TTGATTCGCGCGACTTCTAACCGGCGCCAGGCGCGCGCCTCGACTGCCTCGGCGCAGGCGCCCGCGGCATCCGGTTCGCCGCAGGCGCCGCCGTCGGGCCGCGCGCCTGCGGCACGCAAGCGCCCTGCCCCTGCGCGCCGCTCGCGCGGCTTCACTCTGATCGAGCTGGCGCTGACGCTGCTCATCGCCTCGATCCTGTTCTCGCTGCTGCTGCCGCGCCTGCCCGCGTTGACCGCGGCCCAGCTCGACGCCAGTGCCGACCGGCTCTCGGTGCTGATGACCTACCTGGCCGACGAGTCGGCGCTGCGCGGGCGCATCTACCGGCTCCTGCTCGACCTGGATCGCGACAGCTGGGAGATCACTTCCATCCGTCCCTACGTCACGCGCAAGGATGAGCCGCCCGAGTTCGAGGAAGAATGGGACGCCATCGCCGAAGACGGCGTCCTGCCCGAGGGCGTCCGCTTCGAGACCCTGATAACGCCCGAAGGCGAGCACATCAGCGGCCGGCAGCCGATCTATTTCCTGCCCGAAGGAGCGCCGCAGAGCGTGCGCGTGCGTGTGGCCGAAGACGACGGCGGCCTTCGCGAGATCGAGTTCGACGCGGCTTCCGGCGCCGCACGCGTGCTGACCGAGCAGGAGATGGAAGCATGGTGA
- a CDS encoding prepilin-type N-terminal cleavage/methylation domain-containing protein has product MVNVLRRGPRVRATGGFTLLEVLIAVTILGVAIVSLLGLHARDVRLISEAQDITVAGALASDILAAARVDPDLEEGILEGSFVGDPRRADGKQLIYGGPDAERFVWVRQVLPTALPTLRQVRVIVRPAGEGRTVAELWSVVRLDVEVPRL; this is encoded by the coding sequence ATGGTGAACGTGCTGCGGCGCGGCCCGCGCGTGCGAGCGACCGGCGGCTTCACGCTCCTCGAGGTGCTGATCGCGGTCACGATCCTCGGCGTCGCCATCGTCTCGCTTCTGGGCCTGCACGCGCGCGACGTGCGTCTGATCTCGGAGGCGCAGGACATCACCGTGGCCGGAGCCTTGGCATCGGACATTCTGGCGGCCGCGCGCGTCGATCCCGACCTGGAAGAAGGCATCCTGGAGGGATCGTTCGTGGGGGATCCGCGACGCGCCGACGGCAAGCAGCTGATCTATGGCGGCCCTGACGCCGAGCGCTTCGTGTGGGTGCGCCAGGTCCTGCCGACCGCGCTGCCGACGCTGCGGCAGGTGCGCGTCATCGTGCGGCCCGCCGGCGAGGGTCGCACCGTGGCCGAGCTGTGGAGCGTGGTCCGCCTGGACGTGGAGGTGCCGCGCCTGTGA
- a CDS encoding prepilin-type N-terminal cleavage/methylation domain-containing protein: MRAARAESGLTLLELMVAVAIFAVVGSGIYSTFMTAVITRDHATQRARRYADARNALDRLEQDLRGAFDSQIRGNLVPPLLRAPLPENSPLGDDRVLLEMTTISARGVLAADAFIEHPELQELAGIAADRGEQAHVRWVVDEDGDLLRYELRPVRAEQVDWTLAPFEIIARDVAVAFEFYDRTQWFGFWDSSEPGDQRNRLPTLVRTRLETHDEGQQPVVLVSSVIVPMAVETEARRRSPFFRQRERDGRDRSGEKADEGDGDES; encoded by the coding sequence GTGAGAGCTGCGCGCGCCGAGTCCGGGCTGACGCTGCTCGAGCTGATGGTGGCCGTGGCGATCTTCGCGGTCGTCGGCTCGGGCATCTACTCGACGTTCATGACGGCCGTGATCACGCGCGACCATGCCACGCAGCGGGCGCGTCGCTACGCCGACGCACGCAATGCGCTCGATCGCCTGGAGCAGGACTTGCGCGGCGCATTCGACTCGCAGATCCGCGGCAATCTCGTGCCGCCGCTGCTGCGTGCCCCGCTGCCCGAGAACTCTCCGCTCGGCGATGATCGCGTGCTGCTGGAAATGACGACGATCTCGGCCCGTGGCGTGCTGGCCGCCGATGCGTTCATCGAGCACCCCGAGTTGCAGGAGCTTGCCGGCATCGCCGCCGATCGCGGTGAGCAGGCGCACGTGCGCTGGGTCGTGGACGAGGACGGCGACCTGCTGCGCTACGAGCTGCGGCCCGTGCGCGCCGAGCAGGTGGACTGGACGCTTGCGCCGTTCGAGATCATCGCTCGCGATGTGGCGGTCGCGTTCGAATTCTACGACCGGACGCAATGGTTCGGCTTCTGGGACTCGAGCGAGCCGGGCGACCAGCGCAATCGCCTGCCCACACTCGTGCGCACGCGCCTGGAGACCCACGACGAGGGCCAGCAGCCGGTCGTGCTCGTCAGCTCTGTGATCGTTCCCATGGCCGTGGAGACCGAAGCGCGACGCCGCAGCCCCTTCTTCCGCCAGCGCGAGCGCGACGGCAGGGACAGGAGCGGCGAGAAGGCCGACGAGGGCGACGGCGATGAGAGCTGA